A DNA window from Vigna angularis cultivar LongXiaoDou No.4 chromosome 1, ASM1680809v1, whole genome shotgun sequence contains the following coding sequences:
- the LOC108333786 gene encoding uncharacterized protein LOC108333786, protein MLRSEDYHAHISKVHRSQSVLTDVPRYPNAHMAFNNAHNNSHSNERAEMVEYDQTEDGEVVYQEMVQSNPGKNKARFELHKWKTYRP, encoded by the coding sequence ATGCTGCGCTCGGAGGACTACCACGCCCACATATCAAAAGTTCACAGGTCACAGAGTGTTCTCACAGATGTCCCTCGCTACCCCAATGCTCACATGGCTTTCAACAACGCCCATAACAACTCACATTCTAATGAGAGGGCTGAGATGGTAGAGTATGATCAGACTGAGGATGGTGAAGTCGTGTACCAAGAAATGGTTCAGTCCAACCCAGGGAAGAACAAGGCTCGATTTGAATTGCACAAGTGGAAGACCTACAGGCCTTGA